From a region of the Saprospiraceae bacterium genome:
- a CDS encoding tyrosine-type recombinase/integrase: protein MDRIKTLEGIRYSKTQGCYYLEYQLSGFQDLKEFFRQHSIYADSRQFLKEIKQLRSEPKLPSATDTSESGKTAQNEIALFRIYLEQKRYAPNTIKTYCQAIATFLNWVGKPLAEVSMDDLILFNHQYIIRLQFSSSYQNQVVNAVKLFFERIENRKIQVEQIERPFRERKLPNVLSKEEVRTLLAGIRNQKHKMMLTTIYACGLRSNELLKLRLGDVDSKRNFLLIRQAKGKKDRCIPISDKLILELREYYKMYRPKTWLFEGQFQGEPYSARSLQLVLKAAVRRAKIKKPVTLHWLRHSFATHLLESGTDLRYIQVLLGHNSPKTTMIYTHVSELSISKIKTPYEDL from the coding sequence TTGGATAGGATCAAAACATTGGAAGGCATCCGGTATAGTAAAACGCAAGGATGTTATTATCTGGAATATCAACTATCCGGTTTTCAGGACTTGAAGGAATTTTTCAGGCAGCATTCGATTTATGCGGATTCCAGGCAATTTTTGAAGGAAATCAAACAACTGCGATCTGAGCCGAAATTGCCGTCGGCAACAGATACGTCTGAATCCGGCAAGACAGCCCAAAACGAGATTGCTTTATTCCGTATATATCTGGAACAAAAGCGATATGCTCCCAACACGATAAAGACCTATTGTCAGGCGATAGCGACATTTTTGAATTGGGTGGGAAAGCCATTGGCCGAAGTTAGCATGGATGACTTAATCCTGTTTAACCATCAATACATCATCAGGCTCCAATTTTCTAGTTCATATCAGAACCAGGTGGTGAATGCGGTGAAATTATTTTTTGAGCGCATCGAAAACAGGAAAATCCAGGTGGAGCAGATTGAGCGGCCCTTCAGAGAGCGCAAGCTGCCCAATGTTCTGAGCAAAGAGGAAGTCAGAACTCTTTTGGCCGGCATCAGGAACCAGAAACACAAAATGATGTTGACCACCATATATGCCTGTGGTTTGAGGAGTAATGAATTACTTAAATTGCGATTGGGAGATGTGGATTCGAAGAGAAATTTTCTATTGATCAGGCAAGCCAAAGGCAAAAAAGACCGTTGCATTCCTATTTCCGACAAATTGATTCTTGAATTAAGGGAATACTACAAAATGTATCGGCCCAAAACCTGGTTGTTTGAAGGACAGTTTCAGGGAGAACCCTATTCTGCCAGAAGTTTGCAGTTGGTGTTAAAAGCAGCAGTAAGGCGCGCCAAAATCAAGAAACCCGTCACATTGCACTGGTTGCGGCACAGTTTTGCCACTCATCTGCTTGAAAGCGGGACAGATTTGCGATATATACAGGTCCTGCTGGGACATAATTCCCCCAAAACAACAATGATTTACACCCATGTTAGCGAGCTGAGCATATCAAAAATCAAAACACCCTATGAGGATTTATAG
- a CDS encoding transcriptional regulator: MKNKYISTQSNELLSYFNGQNRNCFDYSLAYKALPDSKASAVRELLSDMTKRGLLMRLKEGVYYIIPYELNAETFMPDWHLIAEHLVNDAKHYIGYYSALQIHNLITQPSLKEQIVVSKQIRPSEIKIKEVSFQFIYHNEKHFFGSKKIWIDSFNKVLCSDLEKTFIDCLFKPDYAGGIVEVARAIYTSKDKIKYDILLEYAKKFDSQAVIKRLGFLLEMLDINSKIIADLQKLKTASYVLLDTELPKTGKRNSRWSIQQNLETETIKSAIYT; encoded by the coding sequence ATGAAGAATAAATATATTTCAACGCAGTCCAACGAGCTTTTGTCCTATTTCAACGGACAGAACAGGAATTGCTTTGACTATTCTTTGGCATACAAAGCCCTGCCCGACTCTAAAGCAAGTGCAGTCAGAGAACTACTAAGCGACATGACAAAAAGGGGGTTGTTGATGCGATTGAAAGAAGGCGTTTATTACATCATACCCTATGAGCTAAATGCGGAAACCTTTATGCCCGACTGGCATTTGATTGCAGAACATTTAGTGAATGATGCCAAACACTACATTGGTTATTACTCTGCTTTACAGATTCACAACCTGATTACACAGCCATCGTTGAAAGAACAAATCGTTGTATCAAAACAAATACGACCATCAGAAATAAAAATAAAAGAAGTTTCTTTTCAATTTATCTATCACAACGAGAAACACTTTTTCGGTTCAAAGAAAATTTGGATTGACAGTTTTAATAAAGTGCTTTGTTCTGATTTAGAAAAAACATTTATAGACTGCTTATTCAAACCCGATTATGCAGGTGGCATTGTGGAAGTAGCAAGAGCAATCTATACCTCAAAAGACAAAATCAAATACGACATACTACTCGAATATGCAAAGAAATTTGATTCGCAAGCTGTAATAAAACGATTGGGTTTTCTTTTAGAAATGCTTGACATCAACTCAAAAATTATTGCCGACTTGCAAAAACTGAAAACAGCTTCGTATGTGTTGCTCGATACTGAATTACCCAAAACAGGCAAGCGAAACAGCCGTTGGAGCATCCAACAAAATTTGGAAACCGAAACCATTAAATCTGCTATTTACACATGA
- a CDS encoding restriction endonuclease subunit S yields the protein MKLRKDKWETVKLSEVCDKTSNVDIRKQSGKFNYIDIGSINSSSKRISEIQELDWTIASSRARQIVKKGDTLFSTVRVNLERIALIDKEIPNAIASTGFTVIRANEKADPEYLFYSTSSPLFIAKLCKLQKGTAYPAVSDRIVFNEEIYLPSLNEQKQIASLFLSIEMAIEQVDSQEKKLKSLRKSLINKLTKQNPEFGNLLSKSNCQEYTIGDLAVEVPDRTDNPQKSGIKKVYWIRRF from the coding sequence ATGAAGTTGAGAAAGGATAAATGGGAAACAGTAAAACTTTCTGAGGTTTGCGATAAGACAAGCAATGTCGATATTCGCAAACAGTCAGGTAAATTCAACTATATTGATATAGGTTCAATTAATTCGTCATCGAAAAGAATATCTGAAATTCAAGAATTAGATTGGACAATTGCTTCTTCAAGAGCAAGGCAAATTGTAAAGAAAGGTGATACACTTTTTTCTACAGTCAGAGTTAACTTAGAGAGAATTGCACTAATAGATAAAGAAATACCTAATGCAATTGCTTCAACTGGATTTACAGTAATTAGAGCTAATGAAAAAGCAGATCCTGAATATTTATTTTATTCAACAAGTTCACCCCTTTTTATAGCTAAACTTTGTAAACTTCAAAAAGGAACGGCTTATCCTGCCGTTTCTGATAGAATTGTTTTTAATGAAGAAATCTATCTTCCTTCATTAAATGAACAAAAACAAATTGCTTCCCTTTTTCTATCCATTGAAATGGCTATTGAGCAAGTTGATAGCCAGGAAAAGAAGTTGAAGTCTTTACGCAAATCATTAATCAATAAACTCACAAAGCAAAATCCTGAATTTGGAAACCTACTTTCAAAATCAAATTGCCAAGAATATACAATTGGAGATTTAGCTGTGGAAGTGCCTGACAGAACTGACAATCCCCAAAAATCGGGAATTAAAAAAGTTTATTGGATTAGAAGGTTTTGA